A window of Desulfobacterales bacterium genomic DNA:
CGGCTCCACATCGCCTGCGAGTATCTTTAAAAAAGTTGATTTGCCTGCGCCATTGGCGCCGATGAGCCCGTAGCAGTTACCCGGAGCAAACTTTATATTTACGTCCTTGAAAAGCACCCTCTTGCCGTAGGAGAGGGTGACGTTGGTTGCGTTGATCATACGTCTGATTTCCTTTTTATAAAAAAAACCACAGGGGTGATCCCTGTGGCTCACATAATGTTCTGCATTTTATCACCATTGCCCCCTCAATGACAATCCTTTTTTTCACGAAAACCGACGGCCCGTGCCCGCCAAAAAACAGGATTAAAATCTGAGTCTGACCCCGAATTTTTTATTTTTATGTTTAGGGTTCGCTCAGAAACAAGTTCGCAATTTTAAGTGAGCCCCTGGAAAAAGGGGGGGCGGCCTGCCGGACCGATTAGCTGATCCGACAGGCCGGGAGGGAAAACTTTAAATCACTGATAACGGCCTTTATTGGGAGGGAAACGACAAACAATCTACTATATCGGCTTGGCGGGATTGAGATTATAGTGCCGAAGGGCATCGATCGCCGGCTGGCCCGGGCTTCCTTCCGACACCCGCATGCCGCCATGAGAGGACACTTCAAAATCCGGGTACGCATGACCGCCGTGTTCGGCCACATCCAGGCCTTCGAGTTCTTCTTCTGCCGAAACGCGCAGACCGATGGTGTGCTGGATCAGCTTGAATACCAGAAACGCGGTTGGAAATACCCACACAAAGCAGGCGGCAATCCCCAGCACCTGAACGCCGATGATATGCAGAGACGTGCCACCCATATTGAAGAGCCCGGCGGCCAGCGTTCCCCAGGCGCCGTTGACGCCGTGAACCGAGATGGCCCCGACCGGATCATCGATGCGGATATGATCAAAAAACAGAACCGAGAGCACCACCAGAATACCGGCAACCGCACCGATGACCACCGCACTGAGCGGAGATACGCTTGCACAGGGGCTGGTAATGGCCACCAGGCCTGCCAGCGCACCGTTCAGGCTCATGCCCACTTCCGGTTTTCCGAACTTGATCCAGGAGACCACCATGGCCAGAATACAGCCGGCAGCGGCCGCCAGATTCGTGTTCACAAAAATCATGGCGATATCTTTATTGGCAGCGGTGGTCGAACCCGGGTTAAATCCGAACCAGCCCAGCCACAGAATAAAAACCCCCAGGGCGGCCAGAGGCAGGTTATGCCCCAGTATGGGCTTGATTTTTCCATCTCTGGTGTATTTTCCGATCCGGGGACCCAGCACAATGGCACCGGCCAGCGCCGCCCATCCACCTACCGAATGCACCACGGTCGATCCGGCAAAATCAATAAAACCGAGCTTTTCCAGCCACCCGCCGCCGTTGAACAGCCCGCCCCATGCCCAGCTGCCGAAAATCGGATAAATCAATGCGCTGATGACCACGCTGTACACCAGATATCCGGTAAATTTCGTCCGCTCGGCCATGGCGCCGGACACGATGGTGGCCGCCGTCGCCGCAAAAACGACCTGAAACATCCAGAACGCAAGGACCCAGGGATCCCCCCCGATGCTGAAATCACTCAGGAAAAAGCCCGTGGTCCCAAACCACCCGGTTTTCGATACCCCGAACATCAGGCCGAAGCCCAGGGCCCAGTATGCGATCGACCCCACTGAAAAATCCATCAGATTCTTCATCATGATATTGATGGCATTTTTCGCCCGCGTAAGCCCGGCTTCCACCATGGCAAATCCGGCCTGCATAAAAAACACCAGCGCCGCGGCAATCAGAGTCCACACGTAATCGACATGGCTTTGAACCAGATCGATGGCTGCTTTATTGGATTCGGGTGTCGGGGCACCGTCACCTGCCCAGGAAAAGGATACCCCGATGGCAAACAAAGCAAAGGACAATAAAATTCGTTTCATGGCGTTATTTCTCCTCATTGTTTTTTTTGGCAATGTCTCTTTATCAAATTTCACAATTTTGTAACACATTGATGTTGCAATGCGGGTGCCAAAACAGCCAAACTGAGCTCGAATTTTTATACATGACTGTTTTTTAAGACTTTTCTATAAATTCGGATTTTCAGGGCGGAACATCAAAACCTACATTTTTGTATATACATAATACCCGCCCGACTAAATTGTCACAAAAAAAATCTCTGATTGGCATCCTCCCCGGAAATCAGATCGGGGGGGCGAGGGTTTCGTAAAATGACTTCGTAAGAGATAAAAATGCGGACAAAGGAGGACGCAAAAGATGAAACAAAGGAGAATCATCAACGAGGGATAAAAAACGGGTTGGATTCACTGTGAGTTTTCAAAAAGGGAGGGGAATAAGGCTGTTTTTCAACCGCCTGCTAAAGCGACAGCACCGATACGGCAAGGACAATATACCGCGCCAGCTTTCCAACCGTCACCAGCGCCAGAAACAGACCAAAATGTATTTTCAAAATCCCTGCCACGACCGTCAGCGGATCTCCGATCACCGGCACCCACGCCAGGAGCAGTCCCAACACGCCGTATCTGGCAAACCGCTGTTCAGCCGCCAGGATATCCCTTTCGGAATACCCCAGCCATTTTCTGAACAGCAGATAACTTCCCCTGAAGCCAACGCCGTAGTTTACCACCGAACCCAGAACATTGCCGAATGTCGCCACGCAAACGGCGAAAAGCGGATCTGAATGGTTCAGCAATAACAGACTGAGGACAATTTCCGAGCTGCCCGGCAGCAGGGTTGCGGCCAGAAACGAAGAAATGAAAAGCCCGACATATCCATACTCGAAAAAAATATCCATAGGTCAAACTGACCCGCCATCGTGACAGGACAGGGAATTTGCCCTCACTGAAATGCCGCCGCTTTGAACGATGTACGGAAATGTCCGGCTCACGCGCATTCGGAATATCCGCACACACGGCAGACGCAGCATCCGCCTTCGTACTCGACCGGGCCTCCGCAATCGGGGCAGGCGCCCCCGTTAGAGACAAACCGGTCCGGGGCCTCTCCCCCGGGCAGCATGTGCCGCTGGATGGCCTTGGCTACTGCATCGGCACAGGAGGTGATGCGGTTATCGCCAAATCCGGCAGACTTGTGGCAGGTGATGCCGATCAGCTGTTTGACCGTCTGCCGCGCCTGAACCCCTGATCGCCAGGACAGGGAAATCAGACGCCCCATCGCCTCGCACTGAGAAGCGGCACATCCGCCAGCTTTACCCATGGTAGTGAACAGCTCGAACAGCCCTCTGTCATCTTCATTGATGGTGACATACAAAGACCCGCAGCCCGTTTCCATTTGATATGTGGCCCCTTTAAGGACCCGCGGCCGTTCCCGCTTGCGTCCGGCCTTATGGGCTTCCATCGGCAGGGCTTTTTCGGGCGCTGCTCCGGCCGCATCGGTTTTCCTGACAGAAAGAACCTGCCGGTTGCGTGAGCCATCCCGATAGATGGTGACGCCCTTGCAGCCAAGTTTACAGGCCAGCCGGTAGACGGTGGAAACATCTTCGCGGGTGGCCCCGCTTCTGAAATTAACCGTTTTGGAAACGGCGTTATCGGTGTATTTCTGAAAAGCGGCCTGCATGCGGATGTGATCCTCCGGCCTGATGTCATGGGCCGTCACAAACAGCTTTCGGATATTCTCGGGAAGCTCATCCATGTTGGCAATCGAACCGTTTTCGGCAATTTTTTTCATGAGTTCAGGCGAATAAAATCCCTGTTCTTTTGCAATTTTTTCAAATAAGGGATGCACTTCGACCAGGATGTCATTGTCGAGCACCTGACGTACAAATGAGACGGCAAACAACGGTTCAATACCGCTGGAGGCATTGGCGATAATGGAGATCGTACCTGTCGGTGCAATGGTTGTACTGGTAGCGTTTCGGATTGGTTCGGCGTTATGCTGATCAAAGATACTGCCGGAAAAATTCGGAAAGGGTCCCCGCTCGGCAGCCAGCTCCACAGACATTTTTCGGGCTGTATCCGTGATAAATGCCATAACCTTCTCACCAAGCTGGATCGCCTGCAGGCTGTTGTAGGGGATGCCAAGACAGATGAGCATGTCTGCCCATCCCATAACGCCAAGGCCAATTTTGCGATTGGCGCGGGTCATCTCGTCGATCTGCGGAAGGGGGTATTGATTGACCTCAATGACATTATCCAGAAACCGGGCCGCCAGACGAACCATGTCGCGCAGCCTGTCCCAGTCGACTTCATTGCCACTGACCATCACCGCCAGATTGATCGAACCAAGGTTACATGATTCATAGGG
This region includes:
- a CDS encoding ammonium transporter, with protein sequence MKRILLSFALFAIGVSFSWAGDGAPTPESNKAAIDLVQSHVDYVWTLIAAALVFFMQAGFAMVEAGLTRAKNAINIMMKNLMDFSVGSIAYWALGFGLMFGVSKTGWFGTTGFFLSDFSIGGDPWVLAFWMFQVVFAATAATIVSGAMAERTKFTGYLVYSVVISALIYPIFGSWAWGGLFNGGGWLEKLGFIDFAGSTVVHSVGGWAALAGAIVLGPRIGKYTRDGKIKPILGHNLPLAALGVFILWLGWFGFNPGSTTAANKDIAMIFVNTNLAAAAGCILAMVVSWIKFGKPEVGMSLNGALAGLVAITSPCASVSPLSAVVIGAVAGILVVLSVLFFDHIRIDDPVGAISVHGVNGAWGTLAAGLFNMGGTSLHIIGVQVLGIAACFVWVFPTAFLVFKLIQHTIGLRVSAEEELEGLDVAEHGGHAYPDFEVSSHGGMRVSEGSPGQPAIDALRHYNLNPAKPI
- a CDS encoding DedA family protein; this encodes MDIFFEYGYVGLFISSFLAATLLPGSSEIVLSLLLLNHSDPLFAVCVATFGNVLGSVVNYGVGFRGSYLLFRKWLGYSERDILAAEQRFARYGVLGLLLAWVPVIGDPLTVVAGILKIHFGLFLALVTVGKLARYIVLAVSVLSL
- a CDS encoding vitamin B12-dependent ribonucleotide reductase, translating into MTKKVGSADLPLSKNAITVLNRRYLKKDNEGRTLETPADMFRRVAKTIASAETLLGTGQDAGGLEEKFYQAMVSLAFLPNSPTLMNAGRELGQLSACFVLPVADSMESIFEAIKHTALIHKSGGGTGFSFSRIRPANDVVQSTSGVSSGPLSFMKVFDIATETIKQGGTRRGANMGILRVDHPDIMDFIMSKRDQTVLTNFNISVGLTEQFMEAVDNDSEYSLINPRNGKAVKKLSARKVFDNIIDMAWSNGEPGIIFLDRLNRDNPTPHVGQIESTNPCGEQPLLPYESCNLGSINLAVMVSGNEVDWDRLRDMVRLAARFLDNVIEVNQYPLPQIDEMTRANRKIGLGVMGWADMLICLGIPYNSLQAIQLGEKVMAFITDTARKMSVELAAERGPFPNFSGSIFDQHNAEPIRNATSTTIAPTGTISIIANASSGIEPLFAVSFVRQVLDNDILVEVHPLFEKIAKEQGFYSPELMKKIAENGSIANMDELPENIRKLFVTAHDIRPEDHIRMQAAFQKYTDNAVSKTVNFRSGATREDVSTVYRLACKLGCKGVTIYRDGSRNRQVLSVRKTDAAGAAPEKALPMEAHKAGRKRERPRVLKGATYQMETGCGSLYVTINEDDRGLFELFTTMGKAGGCAASQCEAMGRLISLSWRSGVQARQTVKQLIGITCHKSAGFGDNRITSCADAVAKAIQRHMLPGGEAPDRFVSNGGACPDCGGPVEYEGGCCVCRVCGYSECA